A window of the Thermus sp. LT1-2-5 genome harbors these coding sequences:
- a CDS encoding AAA family ATPase: MKRERLVPLTEWARMEGISESLARKWIREARVEAVRLGHYWYIPVEIDGPERGRQVYTLFTHAGGAGKTSLARDLGFELASRGYRVLLVDADPQANLTAWLGVDPSTVEDGETLLRVIRQDVLPRPREVGRNLHLVPASVDLAVGELELDRKPLGALALRTALEKLTDYDLVFVDSLPSLGSLAVMAALAGDGLIVPVETGAKGVQALRAVIGVAKEYREALRKVDPERVAGRPHIIRAFVPTKYDARTAGDNRVLDTIKELEEIAPVAPRIAYRPGPHRRATEEQVPIQLTGDKEAAEEIAKLADFLLKEVFRYEEVVV, from the coding sequence ATGAAAAGGGAGCGGCTGGTGCCCCTCACGGAGTGGGCCCGCATGGAGGGGATCTCGGAAAGCCTGGCTCGGAAGTGGATCCGGGAGGCCCGGGTGGAGGCAGTGCGCCTTGGCCACTATTGGTACATCCCCGTGGAGATTGACGGCCCGGAGCGGGGCAGGCAGGTATATACCCTCTTCACCCACGCCGGGGGGGCGGGGAAGACCTCCTTGGCCCGGGACTTGGGGTTTGAGCTGGCCTCGAGGGGCTACCGCGTCCTATTGGTGGACGCCGACCCTCAGGCCAACCTCACGGCGTGGCTTGGTGTGGACCCGAGCACCGTAGAGGATGGGGAAACCCTCCTTAGGGTCATCCGGCAAGACGTTTTGCCTCGGCCCCGGGAGGTGGGGCGGAACCTCCACCTGGTGCCCGCCTCCGTGGACTTGGCGGTGGGGGAGCTGGAGCTAGACCGCAAGCCCCTGGGAGCGCTGGCCCTGCGCACCGCCTTGGAGAAGCTTACGGACTACGACCTGGTCTTCGTGGACTCCCTCCCCTCCCTGGGCTCTTTGGCGGTGATGGCCGCCTTGGCGGGAGATGGGCTCATCGTGCCTGTGGAAACCGGCGCCAAGGGGGTGCAGGCCCTGCGGGCGGTGATTGGGGTGGCCAAGGAGTACCGGGAGGCCTTGCGCAAGGTGGACCCCGAGCGGGTGGCCGGGAGGCCGCACATCATCCGGGCCTTCGTCCCCACCAAGTACGACGCCCGCACCGCCGGGGACAACCGGGTGTTGGACACCATAAAGGAGCTGGAGGAGATCGCCCCTGTGGCCCCCCGCATCGCCTACCGCCCGGGTCCGCACCGCCGCGCTACGGAGGAGCAGGTGCCCATCCAGCTCACGGGGGACAAGGAGGCGGCGGAAGAGATCGCCAAACTGGCGGACTTCCTGCTCAAAGAGGTCTTCCGCTACGAGGAGGTGGTGGTGTGA